A window of the Dasypus novemcinctus isolate mDasNov1 chromosome 15, mDasNov1.1.hap2, whole genome shotgun sequence genome harbors these coding sequences:
- the GJA3 gene encoding LOW QUALITY PROTEIN: gap junction alpha-3 protein (The sequence of the model RefSeq protein was modified relative to this genomic sequence to represent the inferred CDS: inserted 2 bases in 1 codon; deleted 3 bases in 3 codons) yields the protein MGNWSSLGKPRENAQEHSTAVGKVWVTVPFTFRILRLGAAAEKVWSDEQVDFPCDTEQPGCENVCYAQAFPMSHIRFWVLHIIFFCTPTLIYLXHALHTMRREEPKERKELPLRERAQLRCGRGQPEGSCAGQKEKPRVRVDQGKVPRAYFNIIFKALLEVDSLGGQYLLYGFQLERLYLCQRWSCPTPLTATVVSRPTEKTVFILSMPAVACVSLLLNMLEFYHLGRKKIPKGGTSNYSPIVTEARMVVGNSGHVNPLLLPSGSLPPATCGFPPYNTYSAARGHQKSSK from the exons ATGGGGAACTGGAGCTCTCTGGGGAAACCGAGGGAGAACGCGCAGGAGCACTCCACGGCTGTGGGCAAAGTCTGGGTGACCGTGCCGTTTACCTTCCGGATCCTGAGGCTGGGGGCCGCCGCCGAGAAGGTCTGGAGCGATGAGCAGGTGGACTTCCCCTGTGACACGGAGCAGCCGGGCTGCGAGAACGTCTGCTACGCCCAAGCCTTCCCCATGTCCCACATCCGCTTCTGGGTGCTGCACATCATCTTCTTCTGCACGCCCACCCTGATCTACCT CCACGCGCTGCACACCATGCGCAGGGAGGAACCGAAGGAGCGCAAGGAATTGCCGCTG AGGGAGAGGGCGCAGCTCCGGTGTGGGCGTGGCCAGCCCGAGGGCAGCTGTGCAGGCCAGAAGGAGAAGCCGCGGGTCCGGGTGGACCAAGGCAAGGTCCCCAGGGCCTACTTCAACATCATCTTTAAGGCTCTGTTGGAGGTGGACTCCCTCGGGGGGCAGTACCTCCTGTACGGCTTCCAGCTGGAGCGCCTCTACCTCTGTCAGCGGTGGTCCTGCCCCACACCGCTGACTGCA ACCGTTGTCTCCAGGCCCACGGAGAAGACCGTCTTCATCCTCTCCATGCCGGCAGTGGCCTGCGTGTCTCTGCTGCTCAACATGCTGGAGTTCTACCATCTGGGCcggaaaaaaattccaaaagga GGGACCAGCAATTATAGCCCAATTGTCACTGAGGCCAGGATGGTGGTGGGGAACTCAGGGCATGTTAAtcccctgctcctcccctccGGCTCGCTCCCACCCGCCACCTGTGGATTTCCACCTTACAACACGTACTCGGCTGCCCGCGGCCACCAGAAGAGCTCCAAATAG